The genomic segment ATCGTTGTACGCCGTCGCCTGCTGATTTGGAAATGCCATATTTACCTCTTCTTGGATTGCTTCACAGCGAGTGTCTGTCGGGCTTTACTTGAGCGAGTTGACCCACATCAACCGGCGGAGAAAAAGCGGGGAACCTTTTTCAGGGTTCGCGCAAAATGCGCTCCCCTTCAGACTCGATGTCTTCAAACTGCCCCCGGTCTATGGCCCACCAGAGACCGGCCAGAATGAAAAACACCAGCACCACCGACAGCGGCACCAACAAATACAGGATGTCCATCACGCCCCCCGGGTTGAAAAAGTGACCGCTGGCAGCAGACCGCTGCCCGAGGTCTGCAGGCTGCTGCCGGATGACAGGCGCAAGGCGTTGAGCACGACCAGCAAAGAGCTGGCCGCCATACCCAGACCGGCCAGCCATGCAGGCAAATAGCCGGCGATCGCCAACGGTATGCACGCCACGTTGTAGGCAAGTGCCCACCACAGGTTTTGCCGCACCACCCGGAGTGTTTTGCGGGCCAGCATCAGCGCGGTGTACACGCTGTGCAACTGGTCTCCGAGTGCCACAAAATCGGCACGGGACTGCGTGATCGACACCGCCCGCCCGAATGCAAAGGACACATGGGCCCCCGCCAACACCGGGCCGTCATTCAGTCCATCGCCGACCATGGCCACCACGTGGCCGCGACCTTGCAACTGGTGCACATAGTCCAACTTGTCCACCGGCGAGCAGCCGCCCGCCACGTGCGTGATGCCAAGACGTTGCCCCATCGCTCTTGCAGCGGCAACGCGGTCGCCCGAGAGCAAATGCACCGCCACCCCCTGCGCTTGCAAGGCCGCAATCACGGTCAGGGCATCGCTGCGCAACTCTTCTTGCCAGTAGAAACTGGCCAACCAGCCCTGCGCATCCTGCAGGTGGACGACAGGTCCGGTTGGGGCAGTGGCGTCGGGCGCGTCCGGTGCAGCGCCGCAGAAAGTGGCCGACCCCAGGCGCATACGGCCTTCAGAGATGCCGGCGGAGCCTTCTGCCGATCCCGCGAGCGGCAGCGCTTGGGCTTGCACGCCCTGCCCGGCTATTTCCTGAGGCGCCTGCACCGCCACCGGTGTCACCCCTTCTTGCACAGCGAGCTGTCCAATCGCCCGGGAAAGTGGATGCAGCGAATGCGCTGCCAGCCCGGCTGCGCAGGCCAACGCGGCTTCGCGCGACACGCCGGGGCGGGTGTGTACCGCCTTACATGTCATGGCATCGCGCGTGAGCGTGCCGGTTTTGTCAAACACCACCGTATCGACAGCAGCCAAGCTCTCGAGCGAGGGCAGACTGCGCACCAGCAAACCCTGCCGCGCGAGGTTGCCTGCGGCGGCCAGCATGGCCGCGGGGGTGGCGAGGGACAAAGCGCAAGGGCAGGTCACGATCAACACCGACACCGCCACCATGACCGCATGGGCCGGATTCTGCGGCCACCACCACACCGCTGCAGCCCCAGCCGCCAGCAGCACGCCGATCAAGAAAGGGCTGGCCCAACGATCGACCAGCAATGCGGCACCCGGCTTGGAAAGCGAGGCTCCCTCCATCAAGGCCAGAATCTGGGCAAAGCGGGTGGCCTCGCCCAATGCGACCACCCTCACCTGTACCGTGCCCTCGAGGTTGTGGCTGCCCGCAATCACCGACTGGCCCACGCTGCGGGCCAGAGCCTCGGATTCACCCGTCAGCAAAGACTCATCCACGCAGGTGCGGCCCTGCACGATCACCCCATCTGCGGCAAAGGCCTCTCCGGCCCGGATCTGCATCAGGTCACCCACCAGCAAACGGCGCACCGCCACCCGCTCCCAGCCGCCGTCCGGGGTTTGCCGCAACACACTGTCAGGCATGCGGTTCATCAATGCATCCAGCGCTCCTGCGGTGCGGTCACGCAAGCGGGCTTCCAGCCAACGCCCGGTCAGAAGAAAGAACACAAACATGGTCAGCGAGTCGAAATACACCTCCCGGCCAAACATGCCTGCAGGATCAAAGGTGCCCGCGGTGCTGGCCGCAAAGGTGATCAGCATGCCCAGTGCTACCGGCAGGTCCATGCTGACCCGCAAATGGCGCACATCAGACCAGGCCTTGCGAAAGAAAGGCCCGCACGAAAACAGCACCACTGGCAAAGACAAAACCCAAGAGGCCCAGCGCAACAGCTGCTCGTACTCCAGCGCAAGATCCCCCGGGCGGGCTTGGTAGGCCGGCCAGGCGTACATCATCACTTGCATCATGCAAAGGCTGGCAACCAGCCATTGCCACAAGGCCTTGCGGGACTCGGCCTTGCGGCGCTCGGCAGCAAACACATCGTTGGCCGGGACCGCGCGGTAGCCCGCGCTCTGAAGGGCCTGCATCCACTGGGAGGGCACTACCCTGTCCTGCGCCCAGCGCACGCGGGCGCGGCGGTTCGCCGCACTCACCCGCGCCGACTCCACACCCGGCACCTTGAGCAAGGCATCTTCAATGGTCAAGGCACATGCTGCGCAGTGCATGCCCTCGATCACCAGGTTGGACTCCCAGTGACCGGGGGCTGCAGGGTCCTCGCGGCTGAAGGCACTCCATTCGGCCGCATGGTCCACCACGCTCAGGGTATCCGCCTCCCAAGGGGATGCGACAGGCAATGGAATAGGCGTGGAAGGCATGGCCGGAATTCTGCGATCCCTGTCCGCAATAAACCTTGATACACATCAAGACAGACCGCAATGGGCGGCGTAATCTGAAGGCCTACGAACCTATAGGAGCAACTCTATGTACCAACGCATTCTGGTCACCACCGACGGCAGCAAGCTCTCCCAAAAAGCAATAGCTACAGCGATCAAACTGGCCGGACTCACCGGCGCGGAGCTGGTCGCACTCAAAGTCGTGCAGCGCTACCCCCAGTCCTACTTTGAAGGCGGGATGGCCTTGGTGGGCGAAGATGTGAAACAGGTCGAAAAAACCTGGGGAGATGCCGCCCAGAAGGTGGTGAACGCCGTCAAAAAAACGGCAGAGGATGCCGGCATCAAAACCAAGGCGGTAGTGGTGCGCTCGGATGTGGTGTCGGACGCGATTCTCAGCACCATCAAAAAACAAGGCTGCGACTTGGTAGTGATGGCCTCTCACGGGCGCAAGGGCATTAAGCGGCTGCTCTTGGGAAGCGAGACCCAACATGTGCTGACCCACGCCACCGTGCCGGTGCTGGTTTTGAAGTAATTTTTAGATCAAAAGAGGCTGTAGCTCAGGTATTCATTGCGCTAGTAGCTATTAAAAATATAGCTATAGCTGCGGGCTAGGAGCCTCTTCCTCTTCCTGGTACCGGTCCCGGATCTCGAGGACTTCATCGAATCCATTCAAGAAGGCCTGAACACACGCCGGATCGAAATGGGTACCTGCCCCGGTATTCAAAAAGTCAACGGCTTGCTCCAGCGTCCACGCTTTTTTGTACGGGCGCTCGGAGGTCAAGGCATCAAAAACATCAGCAACCGCCACGATGCGGCTGAACAGCGGTATCTCCTCGCCTTTCTTGCCTTGGGGGTAACCGCTCCCGTCGAATTTTTCGTGGTGGCCGCGTGCAATCTCAGCACCTGCCTGCAGCACCTTGGAGGTACTTCCGTGTAGCAACTCATATCCAAATTCAGCGTGCTGCTTCATGATCTCGAACTCGGGGCCGGTCAGCCGCCCGGGCTTGAGCAGAATATTGTCGGTAATGCCCACCTTGCCAATGTCATGCATCGGTGCGGCCTGCAAAATCAAATCCTGATCCGCCTCCGGCAACCCCAGGTGTTTCGCAATCAAGCGGGAATAGTGCGCCATTCGCAGAATGTGTGCCCCCGTTTCGGGGTCGCGATATTCCGCTGCCTTGCACAGCCTGAATACGGTCTCCTGCTCGCGCTGCACAATCACTGCGGTGGCTTTTTTGACCTCAGAGTCCAGCCACTCCGCGCGATCAGCGAGCTTGCGGCGCGCAGCGCTCAAACTCAGCATGTTCTTGGCGCGCGCCAGAAACTCCACCTTGTCAACCGGCTTGGCCAAAAAGTCGTTGGCGCCGGAGTCCAGGGCGCGATACCGCACTTGCTTTTGATCATTGGCGGTAATCATGAGGATAGGCACTTCCTCGCAGCCCTCCAGCGACCGGAAGCGCTGGATGAACTCCAAACCGTCCATGCCCGGCATCATGTAATCCACGATGACCAGATCAGGCTGCTTGGTCGCTGCCCAATCCAGTGCCTGCAGGGGGCTCTCGAAGTTGTGGCTGCGGCAGTTATCCAGCTTTTTGATCAACGCACTGAAAAGAATCAGGTTGATTTCCGTGTCGTCGATGATGAGTACGTCCTGCATGGTCACAGTATGGCCTTAAATATTCTGTCCGTAGCTGCCGGCACGTTGGCGCAGCGCTTGCACCAGAGACTCGACTTCGCGCACCAGGGAGGGGATCAGCGCCGCGACAGCTGCGGCATCCCGGAAAGCGGCCATGCTCTCCAGACGCTGAGCCAGCGCACTGGCCGGTTGCGCTTCAAACAAGGACAAAGTCGCCTTCAGGGCATGGGCCGCGTGCAACATGCCGTGGAAATCACCCGCAGCAAGGTCGGCTTCCAGACGGGCCTTGTCTTGCTCCCACTGCTCGCAAAACACATCGGCCACGATATCCACCATCTCCTGGTCAGCCTGTGTCAGCGCAGCGGCATAGTCGAAACGGGTAGCTTGTGGCGCCAACACGGCTACCTCAGTCTCAGGGCTCAGAGGCGCGGGATCAGTTTTCGCCGAAGCCAAAAACGTCAACTCGGTGATCTTCTGCTGGAGCTCTTCAGACCGTATCGGCTTGGAGACGTAGTCGTCCATACCCGCCGCAAGGCATAAATTGCGATCAGACTCCATAGCGTTCGCAGTCATGGCGATGATGGGAATCCGCCGCCCGAGCTCCCCCGCACGGATGCGCCGGGTGGCCTCCAGGCCGTCCATGACCGGCATCATCATGTCCATCAACACGAGGTCGTAGTGACGCTGGGGCAGCATCTGCAGGGCAATCTGGCCGTTGTCAGCTACATCGACCCGGTGCCCCCAACGCTCCAGCAAAGTCACCGCCAGTTTTTGGTTAATCGCATGGTCTTCGACCAGCAAAATGTCCAGCATCGGATGGGTGTCTCGGATCGAGTGGCGGGTAACCAGCACCTCCGGCCGCACCTTGTGCAGCTTCAACACATCTGACAGCAGTTGCAGCAAGTCATCACGGGCAATCGGCTTGGAGAGATACCCCGCAATACCCGCTTCGCGCGAACGCTGGCCATCGCCCTTGAGCCCCGCTGAGGACAGCAGCACCATGGGCAGCTCCTGGCAATGCGCCAGCGCTCTGATGCGCGCAGCCGTCGCAAACCCATCCAATTCCGGCATCTGGGCATCGAGCAGAATCAAGTCGCACGCAGCGGTGCCAGTCGCTGTGTCCTGGGCCTGCAACCACGCAATGGCGGCACTGCCCGATTCGGCTTGGGAAGTGCGGGCGCCAAACGAGGCCAATAGACCGCACAAGACTTCACGGTTGACCTGGTTGTCGTCGACCACCAGCAGGTGCAAGCCATCCAAACGTATGGCGGCGGTCGGCTCAAGGGGCGCGGCCAAGTCAGGGACCAGCGCCACGGTGAAATGAAAGGTACTCCCTACTCCCGGCGTGCTTTCCACCCAGATCGCACCGCCCATCCCTTCCACCAGGCGGGCGCAGATGGTGAGCCCGAGGCCGGTACCGCCGTATTTGCGGGTGGTGGAGCTGTCTTCCTGAGAGAACGCATCAAACACGCTGCTCAGCTTGTGAGCCGGGATACCGATACCGGTGTCGCTCACCGCCAGATGGAGCAAAGGCTGGCCTTCCGGCGTTTTCGACTGACGCACCCGCAGCACCACCTCGCCTTTGGCTGTGAACTTGATGGCATTGCCGAGAATGTTGACCAGCACCTGCCGCAAGCGGCCCGGGTCCCCGACCAAGGCCCTGGGGACATCGGGGGCCACATCCCACACGACCTCCAAGCCCTTGTCGTGGGCGCGCAATGCAACCGCTTTCAGGGTGTCGGCGATGGTGCGCTCGAGGTTGAACGGGATGGCCTCAATGTCCATCTTGCCCGCTTCGATTTTGGAGAAATCCAGAATATCGTTGATCACCCGGAGCAAGGCCTCGGACGAGGACTTCACGATATTCAGGTACTCCTGTTGCTCGGCGTCCAGCGTGGTGTCGAGCAGTAGCTCCGTCATGCCGATCACCCCGTTCATCGGGGTGCGGATTTCGTGGCTCATGTTGGCAAGAAAGTCTGATTTCGCGCGGTTGGCCGCCTCGGCAGCATCCTTGGCTTTTTGCAGCTCCTGCGAGATGTGACGGGCCTGGGTGATATCAGTCAGAAAGCCGTTCCAGACGATATGGCCATTGGGCTTGTACTGGGGCTGCGACTCCCCGCGCACCCAGGTGATCTCCATGGTCTCGATATTCATCATGCGGAAGTCCATGCCCCAGGGTGCGCCGGAGCGGGACGCCGCAATCAGCGACTGGGCTACCTCGTCCCGGTCATCCGGATGCACTGACTGCAAGAAGATGTTGGAGTCCTCCGCCATGGTCTCGGGGCGAACGCCCGTCATGCTCTCCGCCGCCTGGCTGATGAACGGAATCCGGAACAAACCACCCTTGGTGACGTAGTACTGAAACACCGCCACCGGGATTTGCCGGGTCACCTCTTTGAGCCGCTCATCGGCCTCTTTCGCACGCGTCACGTCCTGCCAGATGCCGGTGAATACGCGGTCGCCGTTGGGGTCGTCATCGGGTTCCGGGCTGATTTCTGTGCGGATCCAGCGTATCGACTTGTCCGGCATGCAAATGCGGTATTCGCCCTGCCACGGCTGCCGCTCCTGGGCCGCTTGGTGAATGCCATCGCGCACCACGGGCCAGTCCTCGGCCAAGACCTGGCGCGTCGCCACATGGGGGTCTGCCAGCAGTTCATCCACGCTGAAGCCACGCACCTCCATCACCTTGTCATTCACAAAGGTGTAGTGCATGCCCTTGTCGTTCACGTGCACACGGAACACCACACCGGGCAAGGTGTTGGTAATGTGGCGCAGCCGGGCTTCAGCGGCCTTGATATTCACTTCCATGCGTTTGCGCGCCGAAATATCGGTGCGGATCGCGATATACATGGTCGGGGTACCGGACTCATCTTTGAGCGGAACAATCGTTGCATCGACCCAGTACAAGTGCCCGTCTTTGGCGCGGTTGCAAATCTCGCCCCGCCAGACCCGTCCAGCGGAAATGACACCCCACAAGTTGGTGAAATACACCTGATCTTGCGTCCCGGAGTTGATCATGCGGTGGTTCTGACCGATCAACTCCGCCCGGGTGTAACCGCTGATCTGGCAGAAGCGGTCGTTGGCATACAGAATGTCGCCCGCCGCATTGGTAGTGCTGACGATGGCGTGTTGGTCGAGTGCAAATTTCTGGTTGGCAAGGTCGGTGAGTGCGAACTGGAGGTCTTTTTGACTTTCCTCCTTTTGGCGCACCAGTGTCCCCATCAGCTCGGACAAATCTTCAAGCGAGTCGCCCTTCAAGGGCGGGTGATGCGGATCCAACTGGAGCATCAGCTCGGTGGCGGTGGCCCGCAAGGAGTCCATAGCCCGGGTGCGGCTTTCCAGCTCGTTGCGCAGGCGGGTATTGCTGGCTGTCAGGTCTTGGGAGCTGAGCTCCAGGCTCAGGGCCTTGAGGGCCAAGTCCCGGTCGTTTTGCCGGTAAGCGTCCTCCACCCGGCTCATCAACGGGCCTAAGCCACTCAGAACCTTCGCAACCGCTGGGGAAACGCCCCCTGCGCTTGCCAGCGCCTCGAGCTCCTGCTGGACAGCGGGCCAAGCATCTCCGTCCAGCCCGAAGTGGCGCTTGACCTGGCGCGCCAATAATTTGTGTTGCAGGGGGCGGGAGGCCTCAGTCATGCCGCTTCCGAGAAATAGGTGATCGTCATGGTTTGGTTGTGCAACAAACAGGCTGCCCCATTGTGCGCCGGGCTGATTTCGCCATACGAATAAAAGCCGGCCAATGTGGCCTCATCACCCAGTACCGAGGCAACCGCCTCGATTTCTTCCTCGACCCGACCACCCATCACGACTTTGCGACCGACGCAGCTCACCATCAACGCGAGCCCGGGGCATTGGGCCACCGCCAGGCTTTGCGCCGCCTGCTCTGCCCCTTGAACCAGCGCATCCGTGCCAGCCTGCATCATGCGCACGTAACTCCCCTCCTCGACCTCGCCCGCCAAAGTGATACTGCCAGCCGATTCATCCACACTCAAAATAGTGCGCAACAAGCCGTCCGCCGCCTGGTCCGCAGCCACCACAGAAAAAGGGAACAAGAGGCCGGAAGCCGGCAGGTCTTTGGCGTAATCGCCCAAATACCGTTTGTAGGTGCTCAAGGCCGGCTCATCATCCAGCGAATACAGCACATTGCGGTCAGCGCGGGTGACGCGCCTGGTGGGGCCAAAGGCACTCCAACCACCAAAGACCCCATGCGAAACCGACAAACCGTCGCCGTAAAGGCCGGCACAGACCAGCCGGTTGTCGCTCACGCCTTGGTTGTCCATGACCACCGTTTGCTGAAACGCCCCGCCGTCGCCGGCCATGCCCCCCACCAGCGGCACTTGGTCGCCCAGCACCCGTGTCATGCCCGCGATCAGCGCAGTACCATTCATCTTGACACCTTGGGCCAGCACCACCACCGCCCGCAGCCCGGCGCGCGGAAGGCCGCCTGCCAGGCGGATGCCTGCATCCAACGAGTCGTCCATGTCGCGGAGTTCGGTGGATGACTGCAGGGTGCGCACATTCACCCAGCGCACGGCTGAGAGAGTCAAGGAATCGTCACCCACCCCGCCCGAAGAAATTTCGCCAGCAGTGCTGCAACCCATCACCACAGCACCCGGCACCGCCTGGAGCAAGGCGGCGTGGGCCTGGCGCAAAAGCGGCTCAGGCCCGAAAGCGAGCACCCATGTGGGCTTAAAGGCGGCCAAGGCATTCAGACCAGAGGGGTCAGGAATTCCGCCTTGCGTCGTGGTTTGAAAAATATCCATACCGGCGCTCCCTTGGGGGTTCATCTGAAGCCAGGTCGGATGATACGCCAGCCTACAGAGCTTTACTCAAAATCACACAAATACTATTAAAAACATATTTTTCGTATTTTATGATTTTTTGTACTGCTCACGCAAAAGATTTTTTTGGACTTTGCCCATGGCGTTGCGGGGAAGCGCATCCACGATCACACAGCGCTTGGGCACCTTGAAGTTCGCCAGCATGCCTTTGAGCGTGGTGACCATTGCCGGGCCGTCCAGGGTGTGCCCTTTGAGCGGCACCACCACGGCCACGCCCACTTCGCCGAAATCGGCATCCGGCACGCCCACAACCGCGCTCTCTTCTACGCCGGGCAGGTTGTTGATGTAGCCCTCGATCTCGGCCGGGTAAACGTTGTAGCCCCCACTGATGATCAAGTCTTTGCTGCGCCCGACGATCGTGACATAGCCCTTGGCATCCACAAAGCCCACGTCACCGGTTTTGAAGAAGCCGTCTGCAGTGAACTCCTGGGCCGTTTTCTCGGGCATTTGCCAGTAGCCCTGAAACACGTTGGAGCCCTTGACCTCGATGCCGCCGGTCTCTCCGGTGGGCACAGGCTGCCCCGCCTCATCCCGCACCCGCAGCTGCACGCCGGGCAAGGGCCGGCCCACGGTGCCCACCATGCGCTCACCGTCTGCCGATTTGCACGGGTTAGAGGTCAGCATCACCGTCTCTGACATGCCGTAGCGCTCCAGAATCGTGTGCCCGGTGCGCGCCTGCCATTGGCGGTGCGTGTCGACCAGCATGGGTGCAGAGCCCGAGATAAACAGGCGCATGTGGCGGGTGGACTGGGCGTCCAGCCCTGCCTCGGCCAGCAAGCGCACATACAGGGTGGGCACGCCCATGAACACAGTCGCCCGCGCCATGAGCCGCAAGGCGGTGGCGGGCTCGAACTTGGCGCACCAAAGCATGGTGCTGCCGTTAATGAGCGCGCCGTGAATGGCCACAAACAATCCATGCACATGGAATATTGGGAGTGCATGGATCAACACGTCGCCAGCCTTCCAGTCCCAGTGTTGCTGCAGCACCTGCGCATTGCTCAGCAGGTTGCCATGGCTCAGCATCGCACCTTTGCTGCGGCCGGTGGTGCCACTGGTGTAAATGATGGCGGCCAGATCGTCCGGGGCCCGCGGTACCGGTGTGTGGGTGCGCGGGTAGTGCGAGGCGCGCTCCAGCAGCGTCCCGGTGCGATCG from the Rhodoferax potami genome contains:
- a CDS encoding malonate--CoA ligase → MSNNKTLAAPDANLFTALRAAFPADMTRTAVETDSGLHYSWRDLDEATAMVANLFGFLDLAPGSRVAVQVDKSVEALVLYLATLRAGLVYLPLNTAYQSAEMEYFLGDAKPAVLVCAGRNFGWLSKMAFLAGTRHVFSLNDDRTGTLLERASHYPRTHTPVPRAPDDLAAIIYTSGTTGRSKGAMLSHGNLLSNAQVLQQHWDWKAGDVLIHALPIFHVHGLFVAIHGALINGSTMLWCAKFEPATALRLMARATVFMGVPTLYVRLLAEAGLDAQSTRHMRLFISGSAPMLVDTHRQWQARTGHTILERYGMSETVMLTSNPCKSADGERMVGTVGRPLPGVQLRVRDEAGQPVPTGETGGIEVKGSNVFQGYWQMPEKTAQEFTADGFFKTGDVGFVDAKGYVTIVGRSKDLIISGGYNVYPAEIEGYINNLPGVEESAVVGVPDADFGEVGVAVVVPLKGHTLDGPAMVTTLKGMLANFKVPKRCVIVDALPRNAMGKVQKNLLREQYKKS
- a CDS encoding universal stress protein; its protein translation is MYQRILVTTDGSKLSQKAIATAIKLAGLTGAELVALKVVQRYPQSYFEGGMALVGEDVKQVEKTWGDAAQKVVNAVKKTAEDAGIKTKAVVVRSDVVSDAILSTIKKQGCDLVVMASHGRKGIKRLLLGSETQHVLTHATVPVLVLK
- a CDS encoding FIST signal transduction protein: MDIFQTTTQGGIPDPSGLNALAAFKPTWVLAFGPEPLLRQAHAALLQAVPGAVVMGCSTAGEISSGGVGDDSLTLSAVRWVNVRTLQSSTELRDMDDSLDAGIRLAGGLPRAGLRAVVVLAQGVKMNGTALIAGMTRVLGDQVPLVGGMAGDGGAFQQTVVMDNQGVSDNRLVCAGLYGDGLSVSHGVFGGWSAFGPTRRVTRADRNVLYSLDDEPALSTYKRYLGDYAKDLPASGLLFPFSVVAADQAADGLLRTILSVDESAGSITLAGEVEEGSYVRMMQAGTDALVQGAEQAAQSLAVAQCPGLALMVSCVGRKVVMGGRVEEEIEAVASVLGDEATLAGFYSYGEISPAHNGAACLLHNQTMTITYFSEAA
- a CDS encoding response regulator, yielding MTEASRPLQHKLLARQVKRHFGLDGDAWPAVQQELEALASAGGVSPAVAKVLSGLGPLMSRVEDAYRQNDRDLALKALSLELSSQDLTASNTRLRNELESRTRAMDSLRATATELMLQLDPHHPPLKGDSLEDLSELMGTLVRQKEESQKDLQFALTDLANQKFALDQHAIVSTTNAAGDILYANDRFCQISGYTRAELIGQNHRMINSGTQDQVYFTNLWGVISAGRVWRGEICNRAKDGHLYWVDATIVPLKDESGTPTMYIAIRTDISARKRMEVNIKAAEARLRHITNTLPGVVFRVHVNDKGMHYTFVNDKVMEVRGFSVDELLADPHVATRQVLAEDWPVVRDGIHQAAQERQPWQGEYRICMPDKSIRWIRTEISPEPDDDPNGDRVFTGIWQDVTRAKEADERLKEVTRQIPVAVFQYYVTKGGLFRIPFISQAAESMTGVRPETMAEDSNIFLQSVHPDDRDEVAQSLIAASRSGAPWGMDFRMMNIETMEITWVRGESQPQYKPNGHIVWNGFLTDITQARHISQELQKAKDAAEAANRAKSDFLANMSHEIRTPMNGVIGMTELLLDTTLDAEQQEYLNIVKSSSEALLRVINDILDFSKIEAGKMDIEAIPFNLERTIADTLKAVALRAHDKGLEVVWDVAPDVPRALVGDPGRLRQVLVNILGNAIKFTAKGEVVLRVRQSKTPEGQPLLHLAVSDTGIGIPAHKLSSVFDAFSQEDSSTTRKYGGTGLGLTICARLVEGMGGAIWVESTPGVGSTFHFTVALVPDLAAPLEPTAAIRLDGLHLLVVDDNQVNREVLCGLLASFGARTSQAESGSAAIAWLQAQDTATGTAACDLILLDAQMPELDGFATAARIRALAHCQELPMVLLSSAGLKGDGQRSREAGIAGYLSKPIARDDLLQLLSDVLKLHKVRPEVLVTRHSIRDTHPMLDILLVEDHAINQKLAVTLLERWGHRVDVADNGQIALQMLPQRHYDLVLMDMMMPVMDGLEATRRIRAGELGRRIPIIAMTANAMESDRNLCLAAGMDDYVSKPIRSEELQQKITELTFLASAKTDPAPLSPETEVAVLAPQATRFDYAAALTQADQEMVDIVADVFCEQWEQDKARLEADLAAGDFHGMLHAAHALKATLSLFEAQPASALAQRLESMAAFRDAAAVAALIPSLVREVESLVQALRQRAGSYGQNI
- a CDS encoding HD domain-containing phosphohydrolase → MQDVLIIDDTEINLILFSALIKKLDNCRSHNFESPLQALDWAATKQPDLVIVDYMMPGMDGLEFIQRFRSLEGCEEVPILMITANDQKQVRYRALDSGANDFLAKPVDKVEFLARAKNMLSLSAARRKLADRAEWLDSEVKKATAVIVQREQETVFRLCKAAEYRDPETGAHILRMAHYSRLIAKHLGLPEADQDLILQAAPMHDIGKVGITDNILLKPGRLTGPEFEIMKQHAEFGYELLHGSTSKVLQAGAEIARGHHEKFDGSGYPQGKKGEEIPLFSRIVAVADVFDALTSERPYKKAWTLEQAVDFLNTGAGTHFDPACVQAFLNGFDEVLEIRDRYQEEEEAPSPQL
- the ccoS gene encoding cbb3-type cytochrome oxidase assembly protein CcoS, encoding MDILYLLVPLSVVLVFFILAGLWWAIDRGQFEDIESEGERILREP
- a CDS encoding heavy metal translocating P-type ATPase, translating into MPSTPIPLPVASPWEADTLSVVDHAAEWSAFSREDPAAPGHWESNLVIEGMHCAACALTIEDALLKVPGVESARVSAANRRARVRWAQDRVVPSQWMQALQSAGYRAVPANDVFAAERRKAESRKALWQWLVASLCMMQVMMYAWPAYQARPGDLALEYEQLLRWASWVLSLPVVLFSCGPFFRKAWSDVRHLRVSMDLPVALGMLITFAASTAGTFDPAGMFGREVYFDSLTMFVFFLLTGRWLEARLRDRTAGALDALMNRMPDSVLRQTPDGGWERVAVRRLLVGDLMQIRAGEAFAADGVIVQGRTCVDESLLTGESEALARSVGQSVIAGSHNLEGTVQVRVVALGEATRFAQILALMEGASLSKPGAALLVDRWASPFLIGVLLAAGAAAVWWWPQNPAHAVMVAVSVLIVTCPCALSLATPAAMLAAAGNLARQGLLVRSLPSLESLAAVDTVVFDKTGTLTRDAMTCKAVHTRPGVSREAALACAAGLAAHSLHPLSRAIGQLAVQEGVTPVAVQAPQEIAGQGVQAQALPLAGSAEGSAGISEGRMRLGSATFCGAAPDAPDATAPTGPVVHLQDAQGWLASFYWQEELRSDALTVIAALQAQGVAVHLLSGDRVAAARAMGQRLGITHVAGGCSPVDKLDYVHQLQGRGHVVAMVGDGLNDGPVLAGAHVSFAFGRAVSITQSRADFVALGDQLHSVYTALMLARKTLRVVRQNLWWALAYNVACIPLAIAGYLPAWLAGLGMAASSLLVVLNALRLSSGSSLQTSGSGLLPAVTFSTRGA